One window of Jatrophihabitans sp. genomic DNA carries:
- a CDS encoding MCE family protein — protein sequence MMARLVMTRLVMARLRAAVIRRVGQAGRLSRPMAAATVAALALSGCGFHGLYSAPLPGGADLGSHPYRVLIDFDDVLDLVPQSSVKVNDVTVGKVESVTLVGWQARAQVVVNGDVTLPANAHAQVRQTSLLGEKFVSLSYPPAGEVSDPVPLSRAPHAGYAYPHIGIGRTGSTPELEAVLGALSLLLNGGGLEQIKTITHELNEVLSGHTGDIRSLLSQASILTTALNTQKGRILRAIDNLDALARRLNNQKQVLAGALDTMPQAVKILADEKTQFVTLLRSLDKLSTVAVKVVNASQDDFVSALTSLNPVMTQLTLAGEALPKSLELLATYPFPRTAVNGVKGDYTNLYLTADLNLSHLLDNLLKPPPTPLPVTQQAPSPAASGLTGLGG from the coding sequence ATGATGGCGCGGCTGGTGATGACGCGGCTGGTGATGGCGCGGCTGAGGGCGGCGGTCATCCGCCGGGTCGGCCAGGCCGGCCGGCTGAGTCGGCCCATGGCAGCGGCGACGGTGGCCGCGCTGGCACTGTCGGGGTGCGGCTTCCACGGCCTGTACTCGGCCCCGCTGCCCGGCGGCGCCGACCTGGGCAGCCATCCGTACCGGGTCCTGATCGACTTCGACGACGTGCTCGACCTGGTTCCGCAGTCCTCGGTCAAGGTCAATGACGTGACTGTCGGCAAGGTCGAGTCGGTCACGCTGGTGGGCTGGCAGGCTCGGGCGCAGGTGGTGGTCAACGGCGATGTCACTCTGCCCGCCAACGCCCATGCCCAGGTCCGGCAGACCTCGCTGCTGGGCGAGAAGTTCGTGTCGCTGTCCTACCCGCCGGCCGGTGAGGTCAGCGACCCGGTGCCGCTGTCGCGCGCCCCGCACGCCGGCTACGCCTATCCGCACATCGGCATCGGCCGCACCGGCTCCACTCCCGAGCTCGAGGCGGTGCTGGGCGCGCTGTCGCTGCTGCTCAACGGCGGCGGCCTGGAGCAGATCAAGACCATCACCCACGAGCTGAACGAGGTCCTGTCCGGGCATACCGGTGACATCCGCAGCCTGCTGTCCCAGGCCAGCATCCTCACCACCGCCCTGAACACCCAGAAGGGGCGGATCCTGCGCGCCATCGACAACCTCGACGCGCTGGCCCGACGGCTGAACAACCAGAAGCAGGTGCTGGCCGGCGCCCTGGACACCATGCCGCAGGCGGTGAAGATCCTGGCGGATGAGAAGACCCAGTTCGTCACCCTGCTGCGCAGCCTGGACAAGCTCAGCACGGTCGCCGTCAAGGTGGTCAACGCCTCCCAGGACGACTTCGTCTCGGCGCTGACCAGCCTGAACCCGGTGATGACCCAGCTGACTCTGGCCGGGGAGGCGCTGCCGAAGTCCCTGGAACTGCTGGCGACCTACCCCTTCCCGCGGACCGCGGTCAACGGCGTCAAGGGCGACTACACCAACCTCTACCTGACCGCCGATTTGAACCTGTCCCACCTGCTGGACAACTTGCTCAAGCCGCCTCCGACGCCTCTGCCGGTGACCCAGCAAGCTCCGAGTCCGGCCGCCAGCGGGCTGACCGGGTTGGGTGGCTGA
- a CDS encoding MCE family protein, with amino-acid sequence MARLLKSQKLKRAPRGRSFASRNPVTIGAIGLVLIATLLWASFNAAKLPLIGGGTQYSAIFSEASGLVAEDEVRIAGVKVGTVTGVSLNGPTAHNVKVSFRVKKAFIGDQTEAIIKIKTVLGRKYLELDSQGAGKQNPSEEIPLARTLTPYDIYPAFSDLTKTVGAIDTKALGRSLDTIAETFKNTPASVRATLDGLSRLSNTIASRDQALRTLLARANAVTGVLADRDAEIAKLFTDGNLLLTELNARREAIRTLFLNTSALSLQISGLVSDNTRALKPALDQLRGVLDILEKNLDNIDRSLALLGPFYRVFANTLSNGRWFDTYIQNLSAAGLLGTMTGVGQ; translated from the coding sequence ATGGCCAGGCTGTTGAAGTCCCAGAAGCTCAAGCGGGCGCCGCGTGGGCGCTCGTTCGCCTCTCGCAACCCGGTCACCATCGGCGCCATCGGCCTGGTGCTGATCGCGACGCTGCTGTGGGCGTCCTTCAACGCCGCCAAGCTGCCGCTCATCGGCGGTGGCACCCAGTACTCGGCCATCTTCTCCGAGGCCTCGGGCCTGGTGGCTGAGGACGAGGTCCGGATCGCCGGGGTCAAGGTCGGCACCGTCACCGGGGTGTCGCTGAACGGCCCGACGGCGCACAACGTCAAGGTGTCGTTCCGGGTCAAGAAGGCGTTCATCGGCGACCAGACCGAGGCGATCATCAAGATCAAGACGGTGCTCGGGCGCAAATACCTCGAACTGGACTCCCAGGGTGCGGGCAAGCAGAACCCGTCCGAGGAGATCCCGCTGGCCAGGACCCTGACGCCCTACGACATCTATCCGGCCTTCTCCGATCTCACCAAGACCGTCGGCGCGATCGACACCAAGGCTTTGGGCCGCTCGCTGGACACGATCGCCGAGACCTTCAAGAACACCCCGGCCTCGGTCCGGGCGACCCTGGACGGGCTGTCCCGGCTGTCGAACACCATCGCCTCGCGTGACCAGGCGCTGCGCACCCTGCTGGCCAGGGCCAACGCGGTGACCGGCGTGCTGGCCGATCGGGACGCCGAGATCGCCAAGCTGTTCACCGATGGAAACCTGCTGCTCACCGAGCTCAACGCCCGGCGAGAGGCGATCCGGACCCTGTTCCTGAACACCTCGGCGCTGTCGCTGCAGATCTCGGGCCTGGTCAGCGACAACACCAGGGCGCTCAAGCCGGCCCTTGATCAGCTGAGAGGGGTGTTGGACATCCTGGAGAAGAATCTCGACAACATCGACCGCAGCCTGGCCCTGCTCGGCCCGTTCTACCGGGTCTTCGCCAACACCTTGAGCAACGGACGGTGGTTTGACACCTACATCCAGAACCTGTCGGCGGCCGGCCTGCTCGGCACCATGACCGGGGTGGGTCAGTAA
- a CDS encoding MCE family protein: MSGVSVGKKVKTRLAGLVFLAVLAGLLSLSIAAYQQVFTKVTLVTLDTDHTGAQLQLQSDVKLRGILVGTVRKISTYNVPAANGQQPETRARIKLALNPSKAKLIPVGASALLLPKTLFGERYVALQVPTDLPAAKARPVRSGDTLSGGRDAIEVEKVLTDLYPVLLALHPEDLKATLTALATALQGRGKQLGDNLASFNRYLLKFNPKVPTLVDDLDKLGQVASLYNDAAPDLLASLSNLQTTSRTISSRPQALDQLLTAATSTSNEIDAFLNADGDYLIQLAASSAKILAVLARFSPEYPCLAQGLAELEPRLEDTFGGKQPGLHITLEFVNARGKYVPGNEPRLVKGQPHCYGLPNPAQPFPGVHFPDGAPGSGPAGPLPSADRAAYHGSGVGSAAETKLISALISGHYGDDPAKVPALANLLVGPLLRGSEVKLS, encoded by the coding sequence GTGAGCGGCGTCAGCGTGGGCAAGAAGGTGAAGACCAGACTGGCTGGCCTGGTGTTCCTGGCAGTGCTGGCCGGGTTGCTGAGCCTGTCGATCGCGGCCTACCAGCAGGTGTTCACCAAGGTCACCCTGGTCACCCTCGACACCGACCACACCGGCGCGCAGTTGCAGCTGCAGTCCGATGTGAAGCTGCGGGGCATCCTGGTCGGCACCGTCCGGAAGATCTCGACCTACAACGTGCCCGCCGCCAACGGCCAGCAGCCCGAGACCCGGGCCCGGATCAAGCTGGCGCTGAACCCGTCGAAGGCCAAGCTGATCCCGGTCGGCGCGAGCGCCCTGCTGCTGCCCAAGACCCTGTTCGGCGAGCGGTACGTGGCACTGCAGGTGCCCACCGACCTGCCCGCGGCAAAGGCCCGTCCGGTCCGCTCCGGCGACACCCTCTCGGGCGGTCGCGACGCCATCGAGGTCGAGAAGGTGCTCACTGACCTCTATCCGGTGTTGCTGGCCCTGCACCCTGAAGACCTGAAGGCGACGCTGACCGCGCTGGCCACCGCGCTGCAAGGGCGTGGAAAGCAGCTCGGGGACAACCTGGCCTCGTTCAACCGCTACCTGCTGAAGTTCAACCCGAAGGTGCCGACGCTGGTCGATGACCTGGACAAGCTCGGCCAGGTGGCATCGCTCTACAACGACGCCGCGCCTGACCTGCTGGCCAGCCTGAGCAATCTGCAGACGACCTCGCGGACGATCAGCAGCCGACCGCAGGCGCTGGACCAACTGCTGACCGCGGCGACCTCGACGTCCAACGAGATCGACGCCTTCCTCAACGCCGACGGGGACTACCTGATCCAGCTGGCGGCGTCCTCGGCCAAGATCCTGGCAGTGCTGGCCCGCTTCTCACCCGAGTACCCGTGCCTGGCTCAAGGCCTGGCAGAGCTGGAACCCCGGCTGGAGGACACCTTCGGCGGCAAGCAGCCTGGCCTGCACATCACTTTGGAGTTCGTCAACGCCCGGGGCAAGTACGTGCCGGGCAACGAGCCCAGGCTGGTCAAGGGCCAGCCGCACTGCTACGGCCTGCCGAACCCGGCCCAGCCGTTCCCCGGCGTGCACTTTCCCGACGGCGCTCCGGGGTCGGGCCCCGCAGGGCCGTTGCCCAGCGCTGACCGGGCTGCCTACCACGGCAGCGGCGTCGGCTCGGCGGCGGAGACCAAGTTGATCTCAGCGCTGATCTCGGGCCACTACGGCGATGACCCGGCGAAGGTGCCGGCGCTGGCCAACCTGCTGGTCGGACCGCTGCTGCGCGGCAGCGAGGTGAAGCTGTCATGA
- a CDS encoding MlaD family protein yields the protein MRGLLSPLVKLIAFLMVTAMATYVLAATITNAGYGKAHSYYGLFTDATGLLVGDDVRVSGVRVGSIQGIKLVRQPNAADSATAPFVAQVKFNVSVDRPLSSWVRAKLRFRNLVGQRYLAIEQGSRIPGVAEATLKPKAVIPLSQTQNALDLSTLFAGFKPLFSGLNPEEINSLSTQIIQTLQGEAGTVENLMRQTAELTSAVADKDKVIGDLVDNLSSVLDTLGQRDQKLSDLITQLQRWVSGLAEDRAVIGASITGINNLTSATAGLLDKSRPPLKQDIEDLTGLAKTINAGGSTVDGVLQRLPNKVATLTRTATYGSWFNFYLCSMEGTVVLPGGIELTPGLPTPFPPARCS from the coding sequence ATGAGGGGCCTGCTCTCGCCACTGGTCAAGCTGATCGCCTTTCTGATGGTGACGGCGATGGCGACCTATGTGCTGGCGGCGACCATCACCAACGCCGGCTACGGCAAGGCCCACAGCTATTACGGCTTGTTCACCGACGCGACCGGCCTGCTGGTCGGCGACGATGTCCGGGTGTCGGGGGTGCGGGTCGGCTCCATCCAGGGCATCAAGCTGGTCCGCCAGCCGAACGCCGCAGATTCCGCGACTGCTCCGTTCGTGGCCCAGGTCAAGTTCAACGTCTCGGTGGACCGTCCGCTGTCGAGCTGGGTGAGGGCCAAGCTGCGCTTTCGCAACCTGGTGGGTCAGCGTTACCTGGCCATCGAGCAGGGCAGCCGGATCCCCGGGGTAGCCGAGGCGACGCTCAAGCCGAAGGCCGTTATCCCGCTCAGCCAGACCCAGAACGCCCTGGACCTGAGCACCCTGTTCGCCGGCTTCAAGCCGCTCTTCAGCGGGCTGAACCCGGAGGAGATCAACAGCTTGTCGACGCAGATCATCCAGACGTTGCAGGGCGAGGCCGGCACGGTCGAGAACCTGATGCGCCAGACCGCCGAGCTGACGTCGGCGGTGGCTGACAAGGACAAGGTCATCGGCGACCTGGTGGACAACCTGTCCTCGGTGCTGGACACGCTCGGCCAGCGCGATCAGAAGCTGTCGGACCTGATCACGCAGTTGCAGCGGTGGGTCTCGGGCCTGGCTGAGGATCGCGCCGTCATCGGCGCCTCGATCACCGGAATCAACAACCTGACCTCGGCCACCGCAGGCCTGCTGGACAAGTCCCGGCCGCCGCTCAAGCAGGACATCGAGGACCTGACGGGGCTGGCCAAGACCATCAACGCCGGCGGCAGCACCGTCGACGGCGTGCTGCAACGGTTGCCCAACAAGGTGGCCACGCTGACCAGGACCGCCACCTACGGATCGTGGTTCAACTTCTACCTGTGTTCGATGGAGGGCACCGTGGTGTTGCCCGGCGGCATCGAGCTGACCCCGGGACTGCCCACGCCGTTCCCGCCGGCGAGGTGCTCCTGA
- a CDS encoding MlaD family protein, producing the protein MIRRSTKVQLLLFVVLSLLGVSYVGFNYVGLGSTLFGPSGCTVSADFPDSGGIFTDAEVTYRGVTVGQVGQLHLLDYAGADGRQIRGVRVDLNLTSCAKPAIPVDSQAYVSNRSAVGEQYVNIEPAGVEGPYLTDGAVLSKAGQVPIATQVLLQNLDDLVSDIDSAKLNILITELGKAFAGRGPDLQALLDAGDKLLARAQQALPETLRLIDNGQTTLKTQLDSGSAIKGWAHNLNLLTAQLKASDGDLKALLTDGPGELDTVRQFLASNRSDLDLLLANLTSVNQIMVSHLNGIESILVIYPAAVAGGFTVTPGDGTAHFGLVMNVDDPPSCRAGYEGTTIRRPSETGPSTINTSARCAMPRGSVTSVRGAQNTPGGDPVTTGGGGTVYPRVSNQPATVQLGGSMAAAGLLADNSWLPLLTGGLR; encoded by the coding sequence ATGATCAGGCGATCGACCAAGGTCCAGTTGCTGCTGTTCGTCGTGCTCTCGTTGCTCGGTGTGAGCTACGTCGGGTTCAACTACGTAGGCCTCGGCTCCACGCTGTTCGGCCCGAGCGGTTGCACGGTGAGCGCCGACTTCCCCGACTCCGGCGGCATCTTCACCGACGCCGAGGTCACCTACCGGGGCGTCACAGTCGGCCAGGTGGGCCAGCTGCACCTGCTGGACTACGCCGGGGCCGACGGACGCCAGATCCGTGGCGTGCGGGTGGACCTCAACCTCACCAGTTGCGCCAAGCCGGCGATCCCGGTGGACTCGCAGGCCTACGTCTCCAACCGCTCTGCGGTCGGCGAGCAGTACGTCAACATCGAACCTGCCGGAGTCGAGGGCCCCTACCTCACTGACGGGGCGGTGCTCAGCAAGGCCGGGCAGGTGCCGATCGCGACCCAGGTGCTGCTGCAGAACCTCGATGACCTGGTGTCCGACATCGACTCAGCCAAGTTGAACATCCTGATCACCGAGCTCGGCAAGGCCTTCGCAGGCCGCGGACCGGACCTGCAGGCGCTGCTGGACGCAGGAGACAAGTTGCTGGCCCGGGCCCAGCAGGCGCTGCCCGAGACGCTCAGGCTCATCGACAACGGGCAGACGACGCTGAAGACCCAGCTGGACTCCGGATCGGCCATCAAGGGCTGGGCGCACAACCTGAACCTGCTGACCGCGCAGCTCAAGGCCAGCGACGGCGACCTGAAGGCGCTGCTGACCGACGGGCCCGGCGAGCTGGACACCGTGCGCCAGTTTCTGGCCAGTAACCGTTCGGACCTGGATCTGCTGCTGGCCAACCTGACGTCGGTCAACCAGATCATGGTCTCGCACCTGAACGGCATCGAGTCGATCCTGGTGATCTACCCGGCAGCTGTGGCCGGTGGCTTCACCGTCACCCCGGGCGACGGCACCGCGCACTTCGGACTCGTGATGAATGTCGATGACCCGCCGTCCTGCCGAGCGGGCTACGAGGGCACCACTATCCGCAGGCCCAGCGAGACCGGGCCGAGCACCATCAACACCTCGGCGCGGTGCGCGATGCCGCGCGGCTCGGTGACCAGCGTGCGAGGCGCTCAGAACACGCCGGGCGGCGATCCGGTGACCACCGGTGGTGGGGGTACCGTCTACCCCCGGGTGTCCAACCAGCCCGCCACCGTCCAGCTCGGCGGCTCGATGGCCGCGGCGGGGCTGCTGGCCGACAATTCGTGGCTGCCGTTGCTCACCGGCGGCCTGCGCTGA
- a CDS encoding MCE family protein, whose amino-acid sequence MPAHAMPKRVSQLVTAVILVAVVAGLVSVLRPDSTKTVQVRFERAVGLYAGSDVRLHGIKIGSITKVTPDGDGVLVKMKYDKDIKLPAYSDDAKVVRAAIIPPSLVSDRYVQLADFDSCASGCPVLAGGAAIPMSQTAAPVELDDIYAALDKLNVALGPKGANSSSSGGKGPLSNLIDVGAANLDGNGAALGSTVQDLSKAVRTLSEGREDLFGTVKNLQVFTDALVANDAQVRKFNTQLDQVTSSLAQERGSLAAALKNLNAALRDIAGFLKTHGDSLHADIVGMKKVVGVLNKQRAALNEVLAVAPVALSNLNHTYNAAAGTLDTRDNLGGTQNPLDPAVICAALKATKNLPATGVIADTCTAIAKVIGGLPILNGTPGVGGLIGLPPLGGS is encoded by the coding sequence ATGCCCGCGCACGCGATGCCCAAGCGGGTGTCCCAGCTGGTCACGGCGGTCATCCTGGTCGCCGTGGTCGCCGGGCTGGTGTCAGTGCTGCGGCCAGACTCGACCAAGACGGTTCAGGTCCGCTTCGAGCGGGCCGTCGGCCTGTACGCCGGATCAGACGTCCGGCTGCACGGCATCAAGATCGGCTCCATCACCAAGGTCACGCCGGACGGCGACGGCGTGCTGGTCAAGATGAAGTACGACAAGGACATCAAGCTGCCGGCCTACTCCGACGACGCCAAGGTGGTGCGCGCGGCGATCATCCCGCCGTCGTTGGTGTCAGACCGCTACGTGCAGTTGGCCGATTTCGACTCGTGCGCCTCCGGCTGCCCGGTGCTGGCCGGTGGCGCCGCCATTCCGATGAGTCAGACCGCGGCTCCGGTCGAGCTCGATGACATCTACGCGGCCCTGGACAAGCTGAACGTGGCGCTCGGCCCCAAGGGCGCCAACTCGTCCTCGTCCGGCGGCAAGGGCCCGCTGTCGAACCTGATCGACGTAGGCGCGGCCAACCTGGACGGCAACGGGGCGGCACTGGGCAGCACCGTGCAGGACCTGTCCAAGGCGGTGCGGACGCTGTCGGAGGGCCGCGAAGACCTGTTCGGGACGGTCAAGAACCTGCAGGTCTTCACTGACGCGCTGGTCGCCAACGACGCGCAGGTGCGCAAGTTCAACACCCAACTGGACCAGGTGACCTCGTCGTTGGCGCAGGAGCGGGGCTCACTGGCGGCCGCGCTGAAGAACCTCAACGCGGCGCTACGCGACATCGCCGGCTTCCTCAAGACCCACGGTGACAGCCTCCACGCCGACATCGTCGGGATGAAGAAGGTCGTGGGCGTGCTGAACAAGCAGCGAGCCGCCCTGAACGAGGTGCTGGCCGTCGCTCCGGTGGCGTTGTCGAACCTCAACCACACCTACAACGCTGCGGCGGGGACGTTGGACACCCGTGACAACCTCGGCGGCACCCAGAACCCGCTCGACCCGGCCGTGATCTGCGCAGCGCTCAAGGCCACCAAGAACCTGCCGGCCACCGGGGTCATCGCCGACACGTGCACGGCCATCGCCAAGGTGATCGGCGGCCTGCCGATCCTCAACGGGACGCCCGGCGTCGGCGGCCTCATCGGCCTACCCCCCTTGGGCGGTTCATGA
- a CDS encoding ABC transporter permease, with translation MTSLMTSARRAAGRPVGALDDLGEQLLFYVKALAWTPRTLRRYKKEVLRLLAEVTFGTGALAVIGGTVGVIAFLSFFTGTEVGLQGYAALNQLGAAPFTGFISAYFNTREIAPLVAGLALSATVGCGFTAQLGAMRISEEIDALEVMAVPSLPFLVTTRLIAGFVAVIPLYVIGLLCSYLSARTIATMYYGQSTGTYDHYFRLFLPPTDVLWSFFKVLVFAIVIVMTHCYYGYTAKGGPAGVGVAVGRAVRTAIVSINVIDFFLSLAIWGTTTTVRIAG, from the coding sequence ATGACCTCCTTGATGACCTCGGCCAGGCGAGCCGCGGGCCGGCCGGTCGGCGCCCTGGACGATCTCGGCGAGCAGTTGCTGTTCTATGTCAAGGCGCTGGCCTGGACGCCGCGGACCCTGCGGCGTTACAAGAAGGAAGTGCTGCGGCTGCTGGCCGAGGTCACCTTCGGAACGGGGGCGCTGGCGGTCATCGGCGGCACGGTCGGCGTGATCGCCTTCCTGTCCTTCTTCACCGGCACCGAGGTCGGCCTGCAGGGCTATGCCGCGCTCAACCAGCTCGGCGCCGCTCCCTTCACCGGGTTCATCTCGGCCTACTTCAACACCCGCGAGATCGCCCCGCTGGTCGCGGGCCTGGCGCTGTCGGCGACCGTGGGCTGCGGGTTCACCGCCCAGCTGGGCGCGATGCGCATCTCGGAGGAGATCGACGCGCTCGAGGTGATGGCGGTCCCGTCGCTGCCGTTCCTGGTGACCACCCGGCTGATCGCCGGCTTCGTCGCGGTGATCCCGCTGTACGTGATCGGCCTGCTGTGCTCCTACCTGTCGGCTCGGACGATCGCGACGATGTACTACGGCCAGTCCACCGGCACCTATGACCATTATTTCCGGTTGTTCCTCCCGCCCACCGACGTGCTCTGGTCCTTCTTCAAGGTGCTGGTGTTCGCGATCGTGATCGTGATGACGCACTGCTACTACGGCTACACCGCCAAGGGCGGCCCGGCCGGAGTCGGAGTCGCGGTCGGGCGGGCGGTCCGCACCGCCATCGTGTCCATCAACGTCATCGACTTCTTCCTGTCGCTGGCCATCTGGGGCACCACCACCACTGTCCGGATCGCGGGGTGA